DNA from Amorphoplanes friuliensis DSM 7358:
GTCTTGGAGGGTTCCACTGACGACAAGAAGAAGCCGCCCGAGGTCTCCCTGCGCCGCGTCGGCGGCCTGCTCAAACCGCATTGGCCCCGGCTGACCGCGGTCATCGCCATCATCGTCGCCTCGTCGCTGGTCGGCATGGCCACGCCTTTTCTGCTGCGCGCGATCATCGACCGGGCGCTTCCGGCCCAGGACCTCGAGCTGCTGACCTGGCTCGTCGTCGGCCTGATCGCGGTCGCCGTGATGACCGCGGTGTTCGGCATCACCCAGACCTGGATCGCCACGGCCATCGGTCAGCGGGTCATGCACCAGCTGCGGGTGGATGTCTTCACCCATCTGCACCGTCAGTCGGTGGCGTTCTTCACCCGCACCCGCGCCGGGGAGATCCAGTCACGGATCACCAACGACATCGGCGGCATGCAGGCGGTTGTCACCTCGACGGCCACGTCGATCGCGTCGAACCTGACGACGGCCGTCGCCACGGCGGTGGCCATGCTCGTGCTGTCCTGGCAGCTCTTCCTCGTGTCCCTGATCGTGCTGCCGCCCGCGCTGCTGCTGGCCCGCCGGGTCGCGCGGATGCGCAAGGAGATCACCGCGCAGCGTCAGCGCGAGCTCGCCGACCTCAACGTCATCATCGAGGAGAGCCTGTCGATCAGCGGTGTGCAACTCAGCAAGATCATGGGGACGGGCCCGGCACTGATCGATCGCTTCGCCGGCTCGTCGGCCCGCCTGGTCGATCTGCAGCTGCGTGCACAGCTGACCGGTCGCTGGCGGGGCGCCACCATGAACATCATCTTCGCTGCGATCCCGGCGATCATCTATCTGAGCGCCGGTCTGCCGCCGTCCGCCGGCAAGCTGACCATCGGCACGATCGTCGCCTTCACCAGCCTGCAGTCCCGGCTGTTTCAGCCGATGATGGGCCTGCTCGACGTCGGTGTCTCGCTGGCCAGCTCGACGGCGCTGTTCGCGCGCGTCTTCGAATACCTGGATCTGCCGGTCGAGGTCGACGACCCGGTCCTGCCGGTCCGGTTGCCCCTGCCGGTACGCGGCCACCTGCGTTTCGACGACGTGAGTTTCACCTACCCCGGCAGCGTGGAGCCCGCCATCAGCGGCATCACCCTGAACGTGCCGCCCGGGTCCTCGATCGCGCTGGTGGGCGAGACCGGCTCGGGCAAGAGCACGGTGGCCTCGCTGATCGTGCGGCTCTACGACCCGACCGAGGGCCGGATCACCGTCGACGGCTTCGACCTGCGCGCGCTACGGCTCAACGAACTGGTCGGTGTGATCGGCATGGTCGGCCAGGAGACCTATCTGCTGCACGCCTCGGTCCGGGAGAACCTGCGGTACGCGCGACCCGACGCCACCGATGAGCAGATCGAGTGGGCCGCGCGAGCCGCCCAGGTCCACGACGTCATCGTCGCTCTTCCCGAGGGTTACGACACCGTCGTGGGCTCGCGCGGCCACCGGTTCTCCGGCGGGGAGAAGCAGCGGATCGCCATCGCCCGGACGCTGCTGCGCAATCCGCCGATCCTGGTGCTGGACGAGGCGACCAGCGCCCTGGACAACACGACCGAGCGGGCTGTCCAGCGCGCCCTGGAAGAACTGGCCCGCGGGCGTACGACGGTGACCATCGCCCACCGGCTGTCGACCATCCGCAACGCCGACCAGATCGTCGTCATGCGGGGCGGCCGGATCCTGGAGGCCGGCACCCACGACAGCCTGATCTTGATCGACGGTTTCTACGCCGCGCTGACGGCGTGAGAGCGTGCCCACTTGCGCAACACGTGGTAGTCCGGCCGGTGGTGCCAGTAGCAGTCGTACAGGAACCGGTTGTTGTCCACCGTGGACTCGTAGGTGCGCTCGGCGCGGATGAAGTGGGAGCTGCCGGCCGCATCGCGGTGCCACTGCGAGGTGCGGCTCCAGACCTGCTGGTCTCCGGGCTGCCAGGACAGTGACGACTCCAGAAAAGGTATGCCGAGGTGGCGGCAGTAGCGCTCGACCGCACCTGGTGCGTCGGTCAGCAGCTCCTCGGCCTCGACCACGTACGGCCGCACACCGGTCGTCTCGCGGACCCTTCGTGCCATCTCGACCTGATGGCCGTACCCGATCTCGCCGCAGGCCATGTCCGGGTTCATCGCGTAGTGCGACGGGATCACCCGGCGCGGATCGCGGATGATGAACGTGTGCCGCCCGACCTCCGGAATGCGGTCGCCGCCGGTCGTGAGGTAGTCGTACTCGGTGGTCTCCTTGACGAAGACCGGGTGGTCGCCGGCCCGTTCCTCGAGCAGTTTCAGCAGCTCGTCGTGGCTGGTCGCGGTGTAGTCGCCGACGGCGGTCCGGCCCTGGACGACGATGCTCGAGAACGGTTCGTGGAAGACCTCGTGGTCCCCGCGTTCCAGCATCATCCGCAGGAATGCCGTCGACATCGACCGGGGGGTGCCCCAGAGGAAGATCAGGTTGGAGTGCACGGCTGCGGCCCTCATCCGTTCTGCGCCGAGGCCATGCGGGTGATCAGGCTCGCCGGCCGGATGTCCCACCACGACCTCTCGATGTAGGCCAGGCAATCCTCGCGGCTCTCCGGGCCCGACACGGTACGCCAGCCGGCCGGCACATCGATCACCTCCGGCCACAGCGAGTGCTGTCCTTCGTCGTTGACCAGCACGAAGTAGCTGATGTCCTCGCGTTCGAACGGGTTGCTCATGCCGTCGGACCTTCCGTGGGAGTGAGACGTAGGTGCTCGGCCACCCGGGCGCCGATCAGCTGCAGCACCTCGGCCCGGGCGAGTTGCCGGTGCTTGTAGTCCAGGGCCATGACGTCGACGGCGCCGGAGACGTACGGGTGCCACATCGGTGCGAAGTAGTGCTCTTCCGGCCGTGCCGCGATCGCCTCGATGAAGAGCACGTCACCGTCGAAGACCGAGAACTTGTGGCCGTCGGCGACCTTGATCATGTTTTCGTAGAAGTCCACCGTGGCCCGGCCCTTCTGGCGCATCAGGAACGAGTACGGCCCCTGACGCTGCCGGAGCTGCTCGTAGAGGATGTCGCCGGTGAGGTGGGGACGTTCCTCGGCCGGGACGTTGAGGTCGAAGTGGTGCGCGACCGCGTTCAGCCGCTCGACCTGCGTCGCCGGGCGCTGCGGTGTCGGACGGGCATCGAGCATCGCGATCAGGGCGACCTCCTCGCCACCGCGCTGCAACTGCACGCCCATCTCGTGGGCGATCTCCCCGCCGGTGCTCAGACCCAGCAGGTGGTACGGCCCTTCGGGCTGGACCAGGCGGATCTGCTGGACGTAGTCGGCAGCCATCGCCGTCATCGTCGTCGGCAGTTCCTCGCCCGGTCCCAGTCCGCGAGCCTGGACGCCGTACACGCCGACGGCCGACGGGATCGCGTTGACCAGCGGGTAGTAGAGCCAGCTCAACCCGCCCAGGGGATGGATGCAGAACAGCGACTCCGGGGTGGTGCCCGGCCGCAGCGGCACCACCACGTCGAGGGTTGCCTCTTCGGGCTCGGCGGCGAGCCACCCGGCCAGGTCCTTGGCGGTCGGCACGGCGGAGACCACGAGCGGGTTGACGGTCATCCCGAACTCGGCCTCGATGGCCCGCGTGAGCGCCTCGACCGTCTCGCGGCCACCGCCGAGGTCGAAGAGGTTGTCCTCGGCGGCCACCTCGTCGACGCCCAGCGCCTGAGCGACCAGGACGCGCATCCGGTCCTCGGGCGAGGCCTGGGAGTCGGCGTCCGGCAACAGCGGCAGGTCGCCGATGCGGGCAGCCAGGTCGGCGAGCGTCGAGCTCTCGAAGACCGTCCGGAACGGCAGTTCGACGCGCAGCAGCGACCGGATCTCGTTGACCATCTGCATCGCTAGCAGCGAGTGGCCACCGAGCGCGAAGAAGTTGTCGTCGCGACCCACCCTCGCCACGGACAGCAGTTCCTGCCACAGCCCGGCCAGGGACTCCTCGATCGGCCCGGCCGGCGCCTCGTACGCCCGGTCGGTGTCCACCACGCCCGGGTCCGGCAGCTGACGACGGTCCACCTTGCCGTTCACCGTCACCGGGAAGGCGTCCATGGCCACGAACGCCGACGGCACCAGGTGCGCCGGCACCACCGCGGGCATCTGCCGGCGCAGCCGCACCGGGTCGGGATCGAAGCCGACGACGTACGCCACGAGCCGCTTGTCCACGCCGTCGCCGTGCACCGTCACCACGGCCTGTTCCACCCCGTGCAGTCCGAGCAGCGCCGCCTCGACCTCGCCCAGCTCCACCCGGACACCGCGGATCTTGACCTGTTCGTCGTCACGGCCGAGGAACTCGATCGCCCCGTCGGGGCGCCGGCGGGCGCGGTCACCGGTGCGGTACATCCGCTCCCCCGCCACGAACGGGTCGGCGACGAACCGCTGCGCGGTCAGGTCGGCCCGGTTCAGATAACCGCGGGCGAGCGGACGTGCGGCGATGTAGATCTCACCCGGCATACCGGGCGGCACGTGGCCGAGGTCGGGACCGAGCACGTAGACCCGGGCGTTGGCGATCGGGACGCCGATCGGCGCGCTGCGACTGTCGTCGTCGTCGCGGCACAGCCAGCTCGTCACGCCGATGGCGGCTTCGGTCGGGCCGTACAGGTTGTAGATCTCGGTCTGAGGCAGTGCCTCGGCGAAGCGGCTCCGCAAGCTGCGCGTCAGCGTCTCCCCACCGGCGATGACGTGGCGCAGGCTGGTGCAGCGCGCGGCGTCGGGCTCCCGCAGGAACATCTCGAGCATCGACGGGACGAAGTCGACGAGCGTGACCTGCTCCCGCTGGATGAGGTCCACCAGGTAGCGCGGGTCGCGGTGCCCGTCGGGCCGGGCCATGACCAGCGTCGCCCCGTTCGTCAGCGCCCAGAACAGCTCCCAGACCGAGGTGTCGAAGGTGAACGGCGACTTCTGCAGCACCCGGCCGTCAGTTCCGGCGCCGAACCGCTCGTTCATCCACGTCAGCCGGTTGCGGATGGCCGCGCGGACGTTCACCACGCCCTTCGGGGTGCCGGTCGACCCGGAGGTGTAGATCGCGTACACGGCGTCCTCGCCGTCGACCGGCACCCCGGGATCGTGCGAGGGACGTGCCGCGAGGTCGGTGTCCGGTCCGTCGACGCACAGCAGCAGATCGTCGTGAGCGGCCAGCCGGTCCTGGGTGGCCCGGTGGGTGAGGACAACACCGACCGCGGCGTCACCGATCATCGACGTCAGGCGGGCGGCCGGCAGGTCGGGGTCGAGCGGGACGAACGCACCTCCGGTCTTCCAGATCGCGAGGACACCCACGACCAGGTCGAAGCCGCGTTCCATGCTGATGCCCACCAGCGTCTCGCGCCCTGCACCGAGCTCGATGAGGTGATGCGCGAGCTGGTTCGCACGGCGGTTCAACTCCCCGTACGGCAGGTCCACACCCTCGAACCGTACGGCGATCGCGTCCGGGTTCCGGCGGGCGTGTTGCTCGACGAGCTGATGCGGCCAGGGTCGCGCCGCCCAGTCGCGGACGTCTCCGGTGCTCGCCGCCTCGACGGCGAGCCGTTCCTCCCCGCTCATCACCGGCAACCGGCCGATCGGCAGGCCGGGCTGCGCGACCGCCTCGGCCAGCAGACGGCCGAGCATGCCGACCATCCGCTCGACGGTGTCGTGGTCGAACAGGTCGCAGGCGTACATCACCTCACCGCCGAGGCCGGACGGCCGGCCGGACTCATCGAGGAACTCCACGAACTGAACGCTGAGGTCGAACTTCGCCGATCCGGACCCCACGCCCATCCGCTCCGAGCGCACGCCGGCGAGGCCGAAGCGCGCCGACCGGCCGACCTGCGAGGCGACCATGACCTGGAACAGGGGATGCCGGCCGGGCACGCGGGGTGGGTTCAGCTCCTCGACGACGCTCTCGAACGGCACGTCCTGATGACCGAAAGCCAGCAGGTCCTGCTCGCGGACCCGCCCGATGAGCTCGTCGAAGGACGGGTCGCCGGTGAGGTCGGCCCGCAGCACCAGGGTGTTGACGAAAAAGCCGACCAGATCTTCCAGGGCCTCGTCGACCCGGCCGGACACCGGCCACCCGAGCGGGACGTCGGTGCCGGCTCCGAGCCGGGAGAGCAACGCGGCCACGGCCGACTGCAGGACCATGAAAACAGTGGCGCCGTGGCGCCGCGCCGTCGCCGCGATCTGCTCGTGCACCTCCGCCGGGACGCTGATCGGCACCGACCGGCCACGGTACGTCGGCTCGGCCGGCCGGCCGCGGTCAACCGGCAGCGCCAGCTCGTGGGGGGCATCGGCCAGAAGGTCCCGCCAGTAAGCGATCTGGGGCCGGGCGAGCCGCACCAGTTCCCGCTGCCACACGGCGAAGTCGGCGTACTGCACCGGGAGCTCGGTCCACTGCGGTGGGCGACCCGCGCGCCGCCGCTCGTAGGCCTCCTGGAGGTCGCGCATCAGCGGTTCCATGGAGGCGCCGTCGGCGGTGATGTGGTGCAGGACCAGGACCAGCACGAAGTCGTCCGGTCCGAACTCCAGCAGGCGTGCCCGCAAGGGGATCTGGGTCGTCAGGTCGAAGCCTTCGCGGACGACCCGCCGTACGGTGTCCTCCCGATCGCCGGCTGCGACCGGCTCGCGCACGAGCAGCTCGCCGAGGTCGGCCATCGGCACGACCTGCTGTCGCGGCTGTCCTTCCAGCACCGGGAAGCGGGTACGCAACGGCTCGTGCCGCCGGACGATGTCGGTGATCGCAGCACGCAGCGCCGCCTCGTCGAGACCGTCGGACAGGCGGACGACCACCGGGATGTGGTACGCCCCGTCGCCGCCGCGCAACTGCGCGGTCAGCCACATCTGCTGCTGCGGGTAGGACAACGGCACCGTCGCCGCACGCACCTGGCGCCGCAGCACCGGCCGCGTACCGGACTTCAGCACCGACACCCGCCGGGCGAGATCGGCCAGAGTCGAGGTCTCGAAGAGGTCCCGGACCGGCAGTTCGACGTTCATCGCCGTCCGGACGCGGTTCACCAGCTGCGTCGCCAGCAGCGAGTGGCCGCCGAGGCGGTAGAACTCGTCGGTGCGACCGACGCGGGGAACGCCGAGCACGTCCTCCCAGAGCCGCGCCAGCGTCTGCTCGACCGCTCCGACCGGCGGCACAAAATCGCGGACGCCCGCATCGCCGGCCGGATCCGGCAGGGCTTTGCGGTCGACCTTGCCGTTCACCGTGACGGGCATCGAGTCGAGCATCGTGAACACCGAGGGCACCAGATGGTCGGGCACCACCGCGGCCAGGTTCCGGCGCAGACCGGCGGCGTCCGGGCCATCGGCATCGGCCACGACGTAGGCGACCAGACGGCGATCGGCCCCGTCGCCGTGCGCGACGACGACGGCCTGGTCCACACCGGCCAGACCCATCAGCGCCGACTCGATCTCGCCCGGCTCCACCCGTACGCCCCGGATCTTGACCTGGTCGTCGGCGCGGCCCTGGTACTCCAGCTGACCGTCGGCGCGCCTGCGCACCACGTCACCGGTGCGGTACATCCGTTCTCCGGGCGTGCCGAACGGGTCGGCGACAAAACGCTGGGCGGTCAGCGCGGTCCGCCCGGCATATCCGCGGGCCAGCCCGGCACCGGCGAGGTACAGCTCACCGGGGACACCGACCGGCTGTTCCCGCAGGAGCTCGTCCAGCACGTACACCCGTACGTTGGGCAGGGGCCGCCCGATCGGCGGTGTGCCGTCACCGGTCAACGGATCACTCACGGTCGCCGCAACCGTGGCCTCCGTCGGCCCGTACGCGTTGAGCATGCGCCGATCGCGGCACCACCGGGCCGCCACGGCGGGCGGACACGCCTCACCGGCCACGACGAGCGTCACCGCATCCGGCAGACCCCCGGCGTCCTCCACCGCGGACAGCAGCGACGGCGGCAGCGTCACGTGGGTGACGCCCCGGCTCCGGACGAGGTCGACCAGCGCGGGACCGGGCACCAGCCGCGAGGCGTCGGCCACGACCAGGGCCGCACCGGACAGCAGCGTCGTCCACACCTCGGACACCGAGGCGTCGAAACTGACCGACGCGAACTGCAGCCGCCGGCGCCCGGGACCCAGCCCGAGGATCTGCGCCTGGGCCCGGACGAGGTTCTGCGCGCTGCGATGGGTCACCACGACGCCCTTGGGCACACCGGTCGAACCCGAGGTGAAGATGAGGTAGGCGGCGTGGTCCGGCAGCAGCTCCTCGTGGCGGTCGGCGTCGCGGACAGCGTGCCCGTCGAGGCCGGCCAGCTCGTCGACGACCTTCGGGTCGTCGAGGACCACCTGAGGGATCGCGGAAGAACCCGGCGATGCGGCGCTGGTCGTCGTCACCACGCACCGGGCCCGCGCGTCGGCCATCATGAACTCGGCGCGCGCGGCCGGATAAGCCACGTCCACCGGCACGTACGCCCCGCCGGCTTTGACCACCGCGAGGGCCGCCACCACGAAGTCGACGGACCGGCTCATCCGCAGCGCCACCACGACCTCGGGGCCGACTCCCTGATCGATCAGCAGCCGGGCCAGCCGGTTGGACCGCTCGTCCAGCTCCGCGAAGGACAGCGAGGCGTCGTCGCCGACCACGGCGACTTCGCTCGCACCGTGCTCGACCTGCGCGGCGAACAATTCCGGCAGTGTCGGCGGGTTGCCTGGCGAAGAGTCGAGCACAAACGGCCTCCTGGAAGCGGCGCCCCGGCGACCGGCCGCCGAGAAGGCGTTCGCTGTCGCAGTGACGATCTTGAGTGGCGCAACGTCACGCCACTGTGGAGGTACCGAATAAAAAACACAAGATGGAGAAAATCACCACGATTGCGGTCCACAAGAATGAGCACTGCTGCGTCGTGACCAATGGCCGACCACCTGAATGGGCAGTGAGCAGGCAAGAAAATCAATCATCAAATCAAGGGGCATGAGCGTCGCCTCCGGCAGGCAATCAGCACGGTGCCGGCGGGCACATGTTCTGGCACCGTAATTCGCATCCGGCCGACAACCTCATCGAGGTTCGACAGGCGACGTCCAGGCCAGGCCGGGGCGCGCGACGGCGGTCGGGCCTGCGTACCCGCGTGCGGCAGCCTCGAGATGGGCTGCCGGGCTGCTGCCCGGCCAGAGATGGGTGAGCCACAGTGTCCCGGCCTCGGCCCGCGTCGCCAGCGCGGCGGCGTCGACCGCCGTGGACAGGAAGCCGGCCTGCCTGGCGGGCACCTCGGTGGCATACGTCGACTCGGCGATCAACAGATCCGCGCCGACGGCGAACCCGGCGAAATCCGGGGACGGGCCGCTGTCGCCGGTGTAGACCACGGTCGTCCGGCCGGCGGTGATCCGAAGCCCAGCGTTCGGCAGAAAATGCGGCAGCCAGGCGGTGTCGATGGTGAACGGACCGATCACCAACCGGTGGGCCTGCGACAGTTCGTGCAACGAGTACGCGCCGTCGAGCAGCTCCGGCTCGTCCAGGGCCAGGACCGCGTCGAGGGCCCCGGCCGGCGCGTAGCAAGGCAACGGCGGAAGTGGTTCCCGCGGCAGCGCCCTGGCTCGCAGCAACGGATGCAGGTCGGCACAGTGGTCGGGATGCCCGTGCGTCACCACCACCGCATCGACGGCGGCGGCCGGGCAGTACGCCAGCAACGGCAGCAGGGTCGCATAGCCCGGGTCGACGACCAGGATGAAGTCCTCGTGCTCGATGACGTAGCCGCTGCAGCCGGCCGTCGGTTCGGGCCAGGCACCGGCCCCGCCCAGCACCGTGATGCGCATCCGGCCACCTTAGGCTCAGGTCAGCCGCCGGGCCAGGCCTCGGTGAGCAACGCCCGCAGCGCCTGCTCCACCGGCCCGCGGTCGGGCCGTCCCGGGTACTGCAGCTCGGAGTAGGCGGCCACCTCGACCATCCGCGTGTAGAGGTAGGCCAGCCGGTCCAGGTCGACGGCCGGGCCCGGTCCGGCGCCGCAGCCCGCCTCCAGGAAGATCTCCTTCTGGGCGGCGACCACCCGCGGATGAACGACCCCGGTGGGTGAGGACAGCACCCGGCCGGCCAGCTCGGGCTCGGTGGTCACGAAGGTGATCAGGCCCTTGGCATCGGCCAGGCCCGCGCCGAAGTGGCGGGTCACCTCGAGGACACCCTCGATGCCGTCCACGGTACGGGCGCGGCGCGCCGCGTCCAGCCGGATCTCGCACAGCGCCCACAGCACGTGGCCGAGCAGCAGTTCCCGGCTACCGGCCACCCGGTAGAGCGTCGCCCGGCTGACGGCCAGAATCGGGGCGAGCTCGTCGACGTCGACGGTCCCGTGCTCCAGGAAGTACCGGATGGCGCCGCGGACGACGGTCTCGTGGCTGATCACCCGCCGCGGGCTCACCGTGGCGCCCCCGAGCGCTTCACGGGGCAGGCGGGCATTCCCTCATTTTGCGATATGACCATGGCTGCGGACCTCCGAATTCCGGCGCATTCGTATTGTCCGTCCGGACAGTTTTGCCGGCTCCCTTGTCGTCCATTTCCCGGCGTTTGATCACCGGCTCGACCCGTTCTCCGATTCGCCCCCTTCGCACGGTCCAGCCCCTGCTCAGAACGTGCGACAGCCGTCTCAGGCTCGTCACGGATCTGGTGCCGCGCGAATACCGCTGGCTATCGTCCGAACGCATCTGATGCTTGTCGTGACTATTTCCGGTCACCGCATTTCACAGGGAAAAATGGAGGCTTTGGTGACGCCAGAAGCTGACGTGACCCCCGCTGCCACTGTCCGGGGACACCGCAGGACCACGGCGACGGGGCGTAACCGGTTGTTCCGGGGCCGGACCGTCGCGGGCGCGGCCCTCGCCGCCGCGCTGACCGCGGGCAGCATCGCCCTGGTCCCGAGCGCCGACGCCGCGACCAACCCGTTCGAGCGGGGCCCGTCCCCGACCACCACCAGCATCGAGGCGACCCGCGGATCGTTCGCGGTCTCGCAGACCAGCGTGTCGTCGCTGAGCGCGAGCGGCTTCGGCGGCGGGGACATCTACTACCCGACCAGCACGACCGCTGGGACCTTCGGCGCCGTGGCGATCGCACCCGGCTACACCGCCCGCAAATCGAGCATGGCCTGGCTCGCGCCGCGGATCGCCTCGCAGGGCTTCGTGGTCTTCAACATCGACACGCTGACCACCTCGGATCAGCCGGCCAGCCGGGGCCGGCAGTTGCTGGCCGCGCTGGACTACCTGACCCAGCGCAGCACGGTCCGGACCCGCATCGACAGCTCGCGGCTGGGCGTCATGGGTCACTCCATGGGCGGCGGCGGCACCCTCGAGGCCGCCGACGACCGCCCGGCGCTGCAGGCAGCCATCCCGCTGACGCCGTGGAACCTGACCAAGTTGTGGCCCGGGGTCACCGTGCCCACGATGGTCATCGGCGCCGAGAACGACAGCGTCGCCCCGGTGGCGTCGCACTCGGAACGCTTCTACAGCAGCCTGCCGTCGACGCTGAACAAGGCGTACCTGGAGCTGAACAACGCCAGCCACTTCGCGCCGAACAGCTCGAACACCACCATCGCGAAGTACAGCATCGCCTGGCTCAAGCGTTTCATCGACGACGACCTGCGCTACGACCAGTTCCTCTGCCCGGCCCCCCGGGTCAGCACGGCGATCTCCGAATACCGCGACACCTGCCCGCACTCCTGAGCAGGCCACCCACGGGTTCGACCGGGGCCGTTCATCCTCGCCGGGCGGCCCGGATCGCGCCCCACGCGGCCGCGGTCAGACCGCCCTCGATCACCGCGTCCAGCAGCGCGGCGCGGCGCCAGCGAGGTGCGGCCGCAGCCAGTACGAGACAACTGCCGGTGTGCACAGCGTCGACGACAATGCCGAGGACCGCGACGGTGCCGGTGGGCGCGACGACGCTCGCCGCGGCCTGCACCACGTGCCGGACACCGAGTACCCGCGCCGCCGGGACGACACCGGCCGGGACCACCCCGGGCGCCAGCCGGCCGGGTACCAGCAGCAGCGTGAGCCCCCACCCGGCCCGCAGGACGGCCGTGGCCCGGACACCTCGTGACATGGTCGGCTCCCGCCTGATCAGGTGAGCCCGCAGTACCCCGCCCAGCGCCCCTGACACCTTGCGCCCGCCATGCATATATGGCTACGGTGTAGCCATAATTTGGCCTTGGCTCCCCGGCGTGAGGCCGGGGCCTGCTCCTCCGGTGTGGACGGCGATGACTGATCGTTGCGAAGAACGTTCCGACGGAGGGCCGGCTCCGCCGCACGTCAACCGGCGGCAGAGGCCGATCGTGTCAGACCTGCGGGGGATTTCCTGCGCGCAGCCGGGCCATCGATCCGGTGACACCGGCGTCGAAATACAGAATCTCCGTGTAGAGGCCTGTCACCGCGGTGGTGTCGAAGTAGGCGAAGACAGTGCCGTCGACGCCGAAGTCTCCGCTCTGCACGGCGGCGCCGTGGCTCTCGGTCAGGCTTTCGGCCGCCGCCTCGAAGTCGTAGACCTGGAAACCGAGGTGGTGGAACCCGCCCTCCGGACGCTCCTCGAGGAACTCGCTGTACAGGTTGTCGTCGCCGTCGGGACGAGGGCGGACAACTTCGATGTTGGTGTCGCCGATGTAGCCCAGGGCCAGGTCCACCCGAAGGTCGATCTGCTTGCCCCGGTACGTCACGTTCAGCAGCGGGGCGTTCTCCATGATCCAAAAGCCGGCCGGGCCGTACAGCTTCTCGAGTTCCGCGCACTTGGCATCGAGGTCCGGCGTGACCACACACCACTGGAAGAAGCCCTGCGCGAGCGGGTGGATCGCGGGGCGAAGGAGGTCGAATGAAGTCAGCTTCTGCACCGTTTCGGTCATGCTCCCGAGACTGGCAGGCGGCGCCGCCGGCCAGTAGCGCCGATCGCGCAAGCCCGCCATGCGCAACCGGCATGTTTGATCGACGAGACTCATGAACGACCTGACTTTCACCGGGCTACGCGTCATCTCGCAGGTTGCCGCGTCCGGGTCGATATCCGCGGCGGCGGCCACGCTGGGGTACACCCAGTCCGGAATTTCTCGGCAGCTGGCGGCGATGGAGAAAGCCGCCGGCACGGCGTTGTTCGAGCGCCATCCACGCGGCGTACAGCCCACACCCGCGGGCGCTGTTCTGGTCCGGCACGCCCTTGCGCTGTTGCACGGTGCCGAGACCGCTGTCGCGGAGATCGACGCCATGCTGGGCCTGGTCACCGGGACGGTCACGGTGGGCGCGTTCCCGACCGGACAGGTTCTGCTCGTACCCCGCGCTGTGGTCCACATGCGCGCCGAGCATCCCTCCGCCACCGTACGCATCAGGGAAGGAAGTTCTGCCGACCAGATCCGTCACCTGCGGGACGGGCACCTCGACGTGGCGGTCGTCGCCTACCAGCCGGACTTCGGTCAGTCCCTCGACGGATTACTCTGCTCCCCGATCCTCGAAGGGCAGCTGCTCGTCGCAGTGCCACCCGGACATCCATTGTCGGACCGCGACAGCCTGACCCTCGACGATCTGTCCTGTCAGTCCTGGATAGTCGGCGGCAGCGGTACGGGGGACGCGCAGTTCGGCCCCTGGGCGGGCGCGACCGACCCGGAGATCGCGTACATGGTGCGGCACTGGCCTGAGCGACTGGGTTTTGTCGCCGCGGGTCTGGGACTCGCGGTCGTGCCGGCGGCAATCGCGGCCGTGCTCCTGCCCGGAGGCATCCGGGCGATCCCGGTTGCCGACCCGGACCGGCCCCACCCCATGGTGCTCGGGCTCACGAGACCCAACCCGACACCGATCACCTGCGCCTTCATGAGGTCACTCAAGCTCGTGGCGTCGAATCTGTGAGCCTCAGGTCGCCCAGATCAGCTCGTCACGGCGGTTCCGAACCTCCTGGTGGAGAGCTTCGCGCAGCACCAGCACCTCCTTGCGGCGCATCGCCTCCCGACGCGCCGCGAGGGTGACCTGGACGCGGGCA
Protein-coding regions in this window:
- a CDS encoding ABC transporter ATP-binding protein is translated as MEGSTDDKKKPPEVSLRRVGGLLKPHWPRLTAVIAIIVASSLVGMATPFLLRAIIDRALPAQDLELLTWLVVGLIAVAVMTAVFGITQTWIATAIGQRVMHQLRVDVFTHLHRQSVAFFTRTRAGEIQSRITNDIGGMQAVVTSTATSIASNLTTAVATAVAMLVLSWQLFLVSLIVLPPALLLARRVARMRKEITAQRQRELADLNVIIEESLSISGVQLSKIMGTGPALIDRFAGSSARLVDLQLRAQLTGRWRGATMNIIFAAIPAIIYLSAGLPPSAGKLTIGTIVAFTSLQSRLFQPMMGLLDVGVSLASSTALFARVFEYLDLPVEVDDPVLPVRLPLPVRGHLRFDDVSFTYPGSVEPAISGITLNVPPGSSIALVGETGSGKSTVASLIVRLYDPTEGRITVDGFDLRALRLNELVGVIGMVGQETYLLHASVRENLRYARPDATDEQIEWAARAAQVHDVIVALPEGYDTVVGSRGHRFSGGEKQRIAIARTLLRNPPILVLDEATSALDNTTERAVQRALEELARGRTTVTIAHRLSTIRNADQIVVMRGGRILEAGTHDSLILIDGFYAALTA
- a CDS encoding sulfotransferase family protein, yielding MRAAAVHSNLIFLWGTPRSMSTAFLRMMLERGDHEVFHEPFSSIVVQGRTAVGDYTATSHDELLKLLEERAGDHPVFVKETTEYDYLTTGGDRIPEVGRHTFIIRDPRRVIPSHYAMNPDMACGEIGYGHQVEMARRVRETTGVRPYVVEAEELLTDAPGAVERYCRHLGIPFLESSLSWQPGDQQVWSRTSQWHRDAAGSSHFIRAERTYESTVDNNRFLYDCYWHHRPDYHVLRKWARSHAVSAA
- a CDS encoding MbtH family protein is translated as MSNPFEREDISYFVLVNDEGQHSLWPEVIDVPAGWRTVSGPESREDCLAYIERSWWDIRPASLITRMASAQNG